GCTCAGCGGCGAAAGCCTGGCTGATCTGCGAGCAGTGGCCACCACTCCCGTGAGCCTGTACCCCGCCGACTTCCATGCGCGGCTTCTTGACCGTCTGCCCTCGGTGGGAACGCTCCTGCGTCCCACTCCGCTGACCTCGGCGCCGGGTGCGACCAGTTCCGACTTCGTGCGGGCCACCCATACTTCCATGGCCCCGCTGACCGGCTTTGGGTTCTACCGTCTCGGCGAAGACGGCCGCCTGTACCTGACCACCAAGAGCGAGCACTACCACACGCCCGTGGGTCACAGCTTCCCCGGCTACCGGCTCCTGGATATCGCGCGTCGTCTAGGTATCCCGAACGCCACGCACAACAACACCCGGGGGCACATCACGCGGCTGCTGGAGCAGGAGCTTGTTCGCACGGCCAACGGCCTTGCACCGGAGGATGCCTCCGGGCTGGAGGCCACGCTCTCCTCGACTCAGCCCGGCGTCCTGAACGGGGTGTTGAACCTCGAGACCGGCAGCCTGGCCGCCGAGGCCGCCCTCAAGATGATGCTGGCCCGGTTCTTCCGGAGTCAGGACGACGTGCCGGCGCCTCTCTACCAGGGCCGCACACCGGTGTTCCTGGTGCTCGGCAATGACGACGGCGGCCTCCATGCCAACTACCACGGGACGACGGTCCTGACGCAGCTTCTGCGCGGAATGTGGCCCGAGTTCCTGCAGGCCCTTCGCAACCAGGGCGCCTTCGAGGTCTGCGCCGTCCGACCCAATCACCTGGAGGACCTCGACGCCGCCTTTGCCCGCTACGAGCAGCCACCCTACAAGCTCGCGGGCTTCTTCCATGAGATCGTTCTGATGAATTACGGGGCACGCCTGCTCACCCGTGAGTTCCTGAACCACGCCTACAGCCTCTGTGCCGCTCACGATGTGCCGGTCGCCGTGGACGAGATCCAGTCCTGCCTCTGGGCACCGAGTCTGTTCCTCTTCCGCGAGTACGACCTCAAGCCGTCCTTCGTGATCCTCGGCAAGGGGATGCCCGGCGGCGAGTACGCTGCCTCGCGACTGGTCTTCTCGCGAAGCATGGACGATCTGCCCCAGTTCGGGGCACTGGTCACCAACGGCCAGGAGGAGATCGCCTCGCTGGCCTACCTCGTGACCATGCGCTGGGCGCTTGCCAATTCCGAGGTCACCCGGCAGATGGGCGACTACTACCAGGAGCGCCTGACCGACTTCGCCGACCGGCATCGCGACCGGATCCAGGGCTTCTGCGGTCTGCGTCACCTGGGCGCGCTGGCCTTCGATGATCTCACGGAGGCGCGAAGCTTCGTCTCTCGTCTCGGAGAGAAGGGGCTCGATGCCAGTGCCCAGACCTACAAGGCCGACTGCCCGCCCGTAGCTCTCACCAAGCTTCCCCTGCTCGCCTGCCGCCGGACGGTGGATTTCGTCCTCGACCGGATGGAGGAGTCCCTGCGTCGGCCCGGAAACTGATCTCACTTTGCCGCCTCACTACCGACCGTGGCAAGGGCAGGCGCCGCAGTCTGCTGCCCTTGCTCAGGGAGGACGAGTCGCGTGAGATCGAAGGCCGCAGCCCCTCGACTGGCCGTCCTGCTGTTCCCCCTTGTCTTCCTGCTAACATCGACCTGTGGCTTCGCCCAGGAGCGTCCCGTCAATCTACTTCGCAATGGTGGTTACGAACATAGCGGCGGTTGGTCGCTGGGCGCTGCTGCGAAGGTCGTGCCCTCAGATCGCGGCGACAAAGCCCTGCTGATCACCGACGCCGGAGCAGCCAATCAGGACGTGCTGCTCGGGCCAGCCACGCGCACGGTAAGCTGTGCCGTTGACCTGCGCACGGAGGACGTGAAGCCCGACGGTACAGGCTATGCCTATGCGGCTGCCTACCAACTCAGCGAAACCGGCGAGTTGGTCGCCTACAAGGACTTCGCCCAGGCTGTCGGCACGCGTCCCTGGCAGCGGCACACGGTGACGGTCCCGGTCGCACCGGGTGCCACGATCCTCTCGCTGCGCTGCGGCCTCTTCAACGCTTCGGGGAAGGTGTGGCTCGACAACTGGACGGTGGTGGAAGGGGAAAGGGCCCTGCGACCGGAGGAAGTGGTGGACCCCGAAAGCGCTCCCAGGGTCGACAACACCGTCGCGATCCTGCGTGAGCCACAGATGCCTGTGCGCGGTGCAGGCTCCTCACCCGAACGCCTCGCGCGTCTGTTTGAGGGTGCAGGCTTCAAGGTGCGGTTCCTCACGGCAGAGCAGATGGCCGATCCGAGGCAGCTCAGCACCTCCCTCAACAGTCTCGTGATCTTGCCCTACGGTCAGTCCTTCCCTGCCATCGCCCGCAACAGCTTCACTGCCTTCCTGCGTCAGGGCGGCAGCTTCATCTCACTGGGAGGCTACGCCCTCAACTATCTCCTGATGGAGCGTGACGGTCGCTGGCTGGAGGAGAAGGAAGTCCTGGCGCAGCTCCGCGAGGCGGCCCTAACACACTCGGTTCTGCCCGACGGTGGCTTCGAGGCGACCCAGAACGCACCGATTGCTGGGACAGTCCTCGACGGCAAGTGGCATCGCGACGGCACCATCTGCACCGTCACGTCGGAGGAGCCCCGCGAGGGCCGCAGTTGCGCTCGTGTCGAGGTCGCCGCCGACAGCCCTCGCGAGGATCGCTGGTACCTGGACCTCAAGCCCAGGCCGGGAGCCCGCTACGTGGTCAGCGGATGGGTGCGGACCCGCGACGTCGTCCCTATCGGCAACGGTTTCGCCTACCTGGCGCTGTACGAATATGGCGCGAAGGATGAGCTGGGGCCGTGGAAGGACTTCGCCCAGGTCACCGGCACGCACGAATGGCAGCAGTTCCAGTACGAGTACACGCCCTCGGCGCAGACGGTGCGTCTACATATCAAGGCAGGACTGTACCGCGCCACGGGGACCGCCTGGTTCGATGATATCCGCCTCGCCGAGGTCACTGGCAGCGTTGCCCGGCCAATGAACACGGCGACCGGATCACCGGGCGATGGTCTCGGCGTGTCGCCCACCCAGATCGGCGTCTTCGATGCCAGTTACCCCTTGCGTCGTGTCGCCTCGGCACGTCCCGCAGCCGGTCAGTTCATCCTGCGCACTGAGGGGAGTCTCGCCAGCCCGCTGTCGGGCTGGGTTGCGAGCGGCGTCCAGGGCTCCGACAATGCCCGCTGGATCCCCCTCGTCAGCACCTACGATCGCTTCGGCCGTGAGCGTGGACCGCTCGGCTCTCTCATGATCAACTACGGCGGCTACTTCGCCGGGTCGATGTGGGGCTATTTCGGCGTCGAGAACGAGGACCTCTTCGATGGTCGCTACCCGTGGCTTGATGCGTCTCTCGTCGACCTCACCCGCTTCGTCTGCCGAGGAGCTTTCCTGCGCAGTTTCACCACCGACCAGGCCGCCTATCGCGACGGCGAGCCCGTCAACCTCTCGGTCGTGGCCGTGAGTCAGGGCGTCCAGAGCCGCCGCGGTCAAGTGGTCGTCGAGGCCCTTCCTGCAGGCAAGGAGGACCAGGCTCAGGCGGTTGGTACTGTCCCCTTCGAGCTCTCGCCCGGCGAGACCCGGACCTGTCAGGTGACCTGGAACCCGGGGACCTTCGCAGCCGACCTCTACCAGGTCCGCGCGAGGCTGGAGATTGACGGCCGACCCGTTGACCAGATGGTGTCGGGCTTCGCTGCCCTCAAGCCCCAGACTCTCGCGCAGGGCCCCGGGCTGCGCTTCTCGGACAACTACTACCGGCTCAACGGCCGCCCCACCTTCCTCTTCGGCAGCGACACCTATGCCAATGTCTACCGGTCGGCTTGCGAGAACCCCTGGACCTGGCACCTCGATCACGTGGCCGCCCGCGACATGGGTTTCAACGTCTACGAGAACCTCCAGTTCTGCAACCCGCCAACCTATGAATACACGCCGGCCCAGTGGCGGCAGTTCGAGGCCATGGCTCAGTCCTGTCAGCGTGAGGGTCTGGTCTTCATGCCCTGCCAGCTCTGCGGGCACAATGTAGCGATTGGTGACCCGGCGCTCGAGCGTCAGGCGGCCGAGTGCACCGCCTATGCCCAGCATCTGGGCCAGGTGCCCGGGCTGCTGTACTACCTGAACGGCGACTTCGCCTTCCGGGTCGAGGACAAGCCGGCGCTCAAGGTCCTCTGGAACCAGTGGCTCGCGACGCGCTATTCCGGGAAGCAAGCCCTGGCCGCAAGCTGGGGCGACGAGGTCTATGGCGACTGGGGTAACCTCGACTACCCGCCACCCTCGACGGGCCGCTGGGACAGTGTGCGCGAAGTGGACCACGCACGCTTCAACGTGTGGCTGACCTCCCGCTGGGTGGATCGCATGACGGCCGGGGTGCGCAAGGCCGACACGCAGCACCCCATCACCTCCGAGTACTATCAGCGTCCGCACGGCGGGATCGACCTGCCCCTCACCCTTGGGGCGCAGGATGCCTCCAACTTCGGATACTTCGACCTGCCCTACCGCGATGAGGAGTTCCTGCCCCTGGCCCTGCGACTAAACGACCTGCGCCTGCGCGGCAAGTCCGTCGGTCTGGGTGAGTACGGCGTGAAGACGCATCCGGCCTGGGCACTGGAGAACGGTGCACGCGGCTACCATATCCTCCGCACCGAGCAGGAGCAGGACCGTCTGTTCCTGGCTGTGGCGCACTACGGCTTTGCGATGGGCGCTTGCAAGGTCCAGAACTGGTGCCTGCGCGATGCCAGCGAGAACGTCTTCCCCTGGGGCGTCTTCTACCCCAACGGCAGGCTGCCGAAGGACGTCGCCACGGTTCACCGCAACCTCAGTCTCGTGTGGCGCCACTTCGAGCCGCGCTACACGACGCCGCAGGTCGCAGTGCTGCTCCCGGACGGCCTTCGGCTCGGTGCGCAGTCAGGTCTCGGCATGGAGGTCGGCTACAACGCCTTCCGAGCTCTCCTGGGCCTGCACCAGCAGTTCGGGGTCATCAACGAGCAGCATGTCGCCGCGCTGACCCATGACACGCAGGTGCTGATCTGGCCCTCTCCCCTCTGCCCCGAGGATCCTTGCTACCAGAAGGTGCTGCAGTGGGTTCGCGAGGGTGGACGGTTGCTGGTCACCGGTGACCTGTCCCGCAACGGGGACCGTCAGCCGACCCGCCGCGCACGCCTGGAGGAGCTCTGCGGCGCTCGCTTCGTGGAACAACTCACCACGCCGCCTTTCCGGAACGCGGCGAAGGTCCAGGCGGTCACTGACGGTGCGACCACGCTGGAGTTGAGCCCGTGCCAGCGGGTCCAGCCCACCACCGGACAGGTCCGCCTTGCCACACCCGACGGAACGCCGATCCTCATCGAGAACCGCGTCGGCCTCGGCACCGTGACCTTCTGCACCGACGCGATCGAGACCGGCGCGGCCGATCAAGCGATCCCGCTGCTCACCTGGCTCTATGCGAAGGCGCTGGCACCGGTGCCCTCGACGGCCACTCAGCCCAGGCTCACCAGTGACCTGCACCTGTGCCGCCAGCCATTGGCTTCCGGTGGCGAGTTCAGCGTGGTGTACAACACGAACCTGCCGCCGGGTGCGGTCACTGCAGCAATCCCCGCTGGACCCTTCACCGTTCAGGCAAGGGTCGCCGCCCGTTACCCCGGACTCGCAGTGTCCA
The sequence above is drawn from the Armatimonadia bacterium genome and encodes:
- a CDS encoding aminotransferase class III-fold pyridoxal phosphate-dependent enzyme translates to MPATESPFVDVTLSLADLVGEDYLEAVCEARSLLSGESLADLRAVATTPVSLYPADFHARLLDRLPSVGTLLRPTPLTSAPGATSSDFVRATHTSMAPLTGFGFYRLGEDGRLYLTTKSEHYHTPVGHSFPGYRLLDIARRLGIPNATHNNTRGHITRLLEQELVRTANGLAPEDASGLEATLSSTQPGVLNGVLNLETGSLAAEAALKMMLARFFRSQDDVPAPLYQGRTPVFLVLGNDDGGLHANYHGTTVLTQLLRGMWPEFLQALRNQGAFEVCAVRPNHLEDLDAAFARYEQPPYKLAGFFHEIVLMNYGARLLTREFLNHAYSLCAAHDVPVAVDEIQSCLWAPSLFLFREYDLKPSFVILGKGMPGGEYAASRLVFSRSMDDLPQFGALVTNGQEEIASLAYLVTMRWALANSEVTRQMGDYYQERLTDFADRHRDRIQGFCGLRHLGALAFDDLTEARSFVSRLGEKGLDASAQTYKADCPPVALTKLPLLACRRTVDFVLDRMEESLRRPGN
- a CDS encoding beta-galactosidase, which encodes MRSKAAAPRLAVLLFPLVFLLTSTCGFAQERPVNLLRNGGYEHSGGWSLGAAAKVVPSDRGDKALLITDAGAANQDVLLGPATRTVSCAVDLRTEDVKPDGTGYAYAAAYQLSETGELVAYKDFAQAVGTRPWQRHTVTVPVAPGATILSLRCGLFNASGKVWLDNWTVVEGERALRPEEVVDPESAPRVDNTVAILREPQMPVRGAGSSPERLARLFEGAGFKVRFLTAEQMADPRQLSTSLNSLVILPYGQSFPAIARNSFTAFLRQGGSFISLGGYALNYLLMERDGRWLEEKEVLAQLREAALTHSVLPDGGFEATQNAPIAGTVLDGKWHRDGTICTVTSEEPREGRSCARVEVAADSPREDRWYLDLKPRPGARYVVSGWVRTRDVVPIGNGFAYLALYEYGAKDELGPWKDFAQVTGTHEWQQFQYEYTPSAQTVRLHIKAGLYRATGTAWFDDIRLAEVTGSVARPMNTATGSPGDGLGVSPTQIGVFDASYPLRRVASARPAAGQFILRTEGSLASPLSGWVASGVQGSDNARWIPLVSTYDRFGRERGPLGSLMINYGGYFAGSMWGYFGVENEDLFDGRYPWLDASLVDLTRFVCRGAFLRSFTTDQAAYRDGEPVNLSVVAVSQGVQSRRGQVVVEALPAGKEDQAQAVGTVPFELSPGETRTCQVTWNPGTFAADLYQVRARLEIDGRPVDQMVSGFAALKPQTLAQGPGLRFSDNYYRLNGRPTFLFGSDTYANVYRSACENPWTWHLDHVAARDMGFNVYENLQFCNPPTYEYTPAQWRQFEAMAQSCQREGLVFMPCQLCGHNVAIGDPALERQAAECTAYAQHLGQVPGLLYYLNGDFAFRVEDKPALKVLWNQWLATRYSGKQALAASWGDEVYGDWGNLDYPPPSTGRWDSVREVDHARFNVWLTSRWVDRMTAGVRKADTQHPITSEYYQRPHGGIDLPLTLGAQDASNFGYFDLPYRDEEFLPLALRLNDLRLRGKSVGLGEYGVKTHPAWALENGARGYHILRTEQEQDRLFLAVAHYGFAMGACKVQNWCLRDASENVFPWGVFYPNGRLPKDVATVHRNLSLVWRHFEPRYTTPQVAVLLPDGLRLGAQSGLGMEVGYNAFRALLGLHQQFGVINEQHVAALTHDTQVLIWPSPLCPEDPCYQKVLQWVREGGRLLVTGDLSRNGDRQPTRRARLEELCGARFVEQLTTPPFRNAAKVQAVTDGATTLELSPCQRVQPTTGQVRLATPDGTPILIENRVGLGTVTFCTDAIETGAADQAIPLLTWLYAKALAPVPSTATQPRLTSDLHLCRQPLASGGEFSVVYNTNLPPGAVTAAIPAGPFTVQARVAARYPGLAVSSGEGKLVAVGASGEAAVDGKPLLQGEAQVICLALDRENLAESSAVLLCPFTTGRTQLQSARQWRSPVTVVGDIQDGKRRTFEVRRGLSSVQLDEDLRTCLLLICEETEVGRWTKALEDVLRYPDRIKGM